The following coding sequences are from one Lolium rigidum isolate FL_2022 chromosome 6, APGP_CSIRO_Lrig_0.1, whole genome shotgun sequence window:
- the LOC124666160 gene encoding DEAD-box ATP-dependent RNA helicase 40-like, producing MPNQQGPQQPLAPQSQYPNMHPQQPAPYQHGPYMQPHQQQQYSYQVGQQPQMQQNPYSQGQQQPIPQAANQGQQQPTMPPGGYNQGQQQQPAMPPGAYNQGQRPPMPQGAYSHGLRPPMPQSAYNQGQQPQMPQHGSYNQGQQLQGVRMPQSQPQHTQQSPGFHQPVQAPQVLQAPQSQGLQMSPPQGQLQHGFPFTPQQGKQPQHGHVGAHISQLSHGQHSSEVKGDAGGLEGKQAGFSLPLSQQRGQAPLPNQQLPYSHQRPEAHSQLNIHGVGGPAYPAKHHLGGLSPRETNNTSFSSSPAHIHQGGLDTNYRQQLASSHVAPNHIAPSPGRPPVGFKRGNSEDQFEKHEPHTSGRFDGISAPHQQPKLAALPPSQNHLQDTRNGPPYPQPDNFGGYNMAPPHLVQNPLNNGPFPVGALTRPPPGTFPPPDFPSVASVDAYRQHHEVTAVGENVPPPFMTFEATGFPPEILREVHAAGFLNPTPIQAQTWPVALQNRDIVAIAKTGSGKTLGYLIPAFVHLSRCQNNPMLGPTVLVLAPTRELASQIQDEAIKFGRSSRVSCTCLYGGAPKGPQLRELERGADIVVATPGRLNDILEMRKISLHQISLLVLDEADRMLDMGFEPQIRKIVDEIPRSRQTLMYTATWPKEVTKIAGDLLRDPVQINIGSIDELVANKSITQYVEMVPPMDKQHRLEQILRAEERGSKIIIFCSTKKMCDQLARGIGRSFGAASIHGDKSQGERDQILNQFRTGRVPVLVATDVAARGLDIKDIRVVINYDFPTGIEDYVHRIGRTGRAGATGVAYTFFSEQDWKYAADLVKVLEGTSQEVPPALQQMAARGAPGGPRNQAGGMSRWDGPGGGNRFESAAGGPGGYGGVREVPGVFGGRDGPGGFVDRGGPGGFVDRDGPGRFAGREGPDGFGGRDGPGGFGGRMGPGGFGGREGPGGFGGREGPGGFGGRDGPGGFGGRDGPGPSGFSGRGGRGPDGFSRRGGGSPGRFGGSGGRGDSPGFGGRGRGDSSGFGGRGRGDFSGGRGGRGRGFGGRGRSDRFISDGRGRYDDRRGFGDKGRGRSYSRSPDRGRSRGYDRRSDSRSLSSRSRSRSRSWSRSRSRSRSWSRSRSRSRSRSRSRDQGAGPERRPRARSGFDVPPPATEAGPVLAAPVPVPGPVADVAALKPGQSLADASDMSPMSPGGLVQVQEGGPFMGGGDAKVSSAQADQPSQGKDLVVPPSFSAAENFPGPAVQQDAP from the exons ATGCCGAACCAGCAGGGGCCGCAGCAGCCACTAGCGCCTCAGAGTCAGTATCCAAACATGCACCCGCAGCAGCCGGCGCCGTACCAGCACGGTCCTTACATGCAGCCCCATCAGCAGCAGCAGTACTCGTACCAGGTAGGCCAGCAGCCGCAAATGCAGCAAAACCCCTACAGTCAAGGTCAGCAGCAGCCGATTCCGCAAGCTGCTAATCAAGGGCAGCAGCAGCCAACGATGCCGCCGGGTGGGTACAACCaagggcagcagcagcagccggcgaTGCCACCGGGTGCCTACAACCAAGGTCAGCGTCCACCGATGCCTCAGGGTGCCTACAGCCATGGTCTGCGGCCGCCCATGCCGCAGTCTGCCTACAATCAGGGCCAGCAGCCGCAGATGCCGCAGCATGGTTCTTACAATCAAGGCCAGCAGTTGCAGGGGGTAAGGATGCCGCAAAGTCAGCCGCAGCACACGCAACAGTCCCCTGGCTTCCATCAACCTGTCCAGGCGCCACAGGTGCTGCAAGCTCCGCAGTCTCAAGGCCTTCAGATGTCCCCTCCGCAGGGCCAACTCCAGCATGGCTTCCCGTTCACCCCTCAGCAGGGGAAACAGCCGCAGCATGGCCACGTTGGTGCCCATATCAGCCAATTGTCACATgggcaacatagtagcgaggtgaAGGGTGATGCAGGAGGTCTTGAAGGAAAGCAGGCTGGCTTTTCGTTACCACTTAGTCAGCAGCGTGGCCAAGCTCCTCTTCCAAATCAGCAGTTGCCTTATAGTCATCAACGTCCTGAAGCCCATAGTCAACTGAATATTCATGGAGTTGGAGGGCCAGCATATCCTGCAAAGCACCATCTTGGTGGGTTATCCCCACGCGAGACTAACAACACTAGTTTTTCGAGCTCGCCTGCTCACATACATCAAGGTGGACTGGATACGAACTACCGGCAACAACTGGCTAGCAGCCATGTAGCTCCCAATCATATTGCTCCTTCACCAGGTCGACCTCCAGTGGGTTTCAAGAGGGGCAATAGTGAAGATCAGTTTGAAAAACATGAGCCTCACACGTCTGGGAGGTTTGATGGAATAAGTGCTCCCCATCAACAGCCAAAACTTGCCGCTCTTCCGCCTTCCCAAAATCATCTG CAGGATACGAGGAACGGCCCACCATATCCTCAGCCTGATAACTTTGGTGGTTATAACATGGCACCTCCACATTTAGTACAAAACCCACTTAACAATGGTCCGTTTCCTGTCGGAGCTTTAACAAGACCACCACCCGGAACATTTCCTCCTCCGGATTTCCCTAGTGTTGCTTCAGTTGATGCATATCGTCAGCACCATGAAGTCACGGCAGTG GGTGAGAATGTTCCTCCTCCGTTTATGACATTTGAGGCTACTGGATTCCCTCCAGAGATACTGAGAGAG GTCCATGCTGCTGGCTTCTTAAACCCCACTCCGATTCAGGCTCAAACATGGCCTGTTGCACTTCAAAACCGGGATATAGTAGCTATTGCCAAGACAGGATCAGGGAAGACACTGGGATACCTTATTCCTGCTTTTGTACATCTGAGTAGATGCCAAAACAATCCAATGTTGGGTCCTACAGTGTTGGTTTTGGCACCTACACGTGAGCTTGCTTCACAGATACAAGATGAAGCAATTAAGTTTGGTCGATCATCTAGAGTATCATGCACT TGCCTGTATGGAGGAGCTCCAAAGGGCCCTCAGCTTAGAGAACTTGAGCGTGGAGCAGATATTGTGGTTGCTACACCGGGACGACTAAATGATATTCTGGAGATGAGGAAGATAAGCCTCCATCAGATTTCATTACTTGTGCTTGATGAAGCTGACCGCATGCTTGACATGGGTTTTGAGCCACAAATACGGAAGATTGTGGATGAGATTCCTCGTAGTAGACAGACTCTGATGTACACTGCCACTTGGCCAAAGGAGGTTACAAAAATAGCTGGTGATTTATTGAGAGATCCTGTCCAGATCAATATTGGAAGCATTGATGAACTTGTTGCCAACAAATCCATCACGCAG TATGTAGAGATGGTTCCACCAATGGATAAGCAACACCGTTTGGAGCAGATTCTTAGAGCTGAAGAAAGGGGTTCAAAGATCATCATATTTTGCTCAACAAAGAAAATGTGTGACCAGCTTGCTCGTGGCATTGGTCGTAGTTTTGGCGCTGCAAGCATTCATGGTGATAAATCGCAGGGTGAAAGGGATCAGATTCTCAATCAGTTTCGGACTGGTCGTGTTCCAGTATTAGTAGCCACTGATGTTGCTGCTCGTGGACTGGACATCAAAGACATTAG ggtggtaatcaattatgacttTCCAACTGGGATCGAAGACTACGTGCATCGCATAGGGCGCACAGGAAGGGCTGGGGCAACTGGAGTTGCATACACTTTCTTCTCTGAGCAAGATTGGAAATATGCTGCTGACCTGGTCAAAGTCTTGGAGGGTACTAGTCAGGAGGTACCTCCAGCGCTGCAACAGATGGCTGCTCGGGGTGCACCCGGAGGTCCAAGAAACCAGGCTGGTGGCATGAGCCGTTGGGATGGTCCTGGTGGTGGTAATCGTTTTGAATCTGCCGCTGGCGGCCCTGGTGGTTACGGTGGAGTTAGGGAGGTCCCTGGGGTCTTTGGTGGCCGGGATGGCCCAGGTGGATTTGTTGATCGGGGTGGCCCAGGTGGATTTGTTGACCGAGATGGCCCCGGACGCTTCGCTGGCCGGGAGGGCCCTGATGGCTTTGGTGGTCGGGATGGCCCTGGTGGCTTTGGTGGACGCATGGGTCCTGGTGGATTTGGGGGACGGGAGGGTCCTGGTGGATTTGGTGGACGGGAGGGTCCTGGTGGATTTGGTGGACGTGATGGTCCTGGAGGATTTGGTGGGCGGGATGGTCCTGGACCCAGTGGCTTCAGTGGGAGAGGGGGCCGTGGGCCTGATGGCTTTAGCAGGCGAGGTGGAGGAAGTCCTGGTAGATTTGGTGGTAGCGGTGGCAGGGGCGATTCTCCTGGTTTTGGTGGACGTGGTAGGGGTGATTCTTCTGGTTTTGGTGGACGAGGCCGGGGTGATTTCTCTGGTGGACGTGGTGGAAGAGGGCGTGGATTTGGAGGACGGGGACGTTCTGATCGTTTCATCTCAGATGGACGTGGAAGATATGATGATCGTCGAGGATTTGGTGACAAGGGTCGGGGCAGGAGCTACAGCCGTAGCCCAGATAGAGGCCGCTCGCGAGGCTATGATAGAAGAAGTGATAGCAGGAGCCTAAGTAGTAGGAGCAGAAGCCGTAGCAGAAGCTGGTCACGCAGCAGGAGCCGCAGCAGGAGTTGGTCACGTAGCCGGAGTCgcagcaggagcaggagccgGAGCCGTGATCAGGGTGCAGGACCAGAACGCAGGCCACGGGCAAGATCTGGCTTTGATGTGCCGCCACCTGCAACTGAAGCTGGACCTGTTTTAGCTGCGCCTGTACCTGTACCTGGACCAGTAGCTGATGTTGCTGCACTCAAACCTGGACAATCGCTCGCCGATGCATCTGATATGTCACCTATGTCGCCTGGTGGCTTGGTCCAGGTCCAGGAGGGTGGACCATTCATGGGTGGGGGCGATGCCAAGGTCAGCAGCGCGCAAGCTGACCAGCCTTCCCAAGGGAAAGATCTTGTAGTACCACCAAGCTTTTCTGCAGCTGAAAATTTTCCAGGTCCTGCAGTTCAGCAGGATGCCCCATGA
- the LOC124661541 gene encoding DEAD-box ATP-dependent RNA helicase 18-like, with translation MASSSTSPATAAARKKRALTEQRFSELSPAISPEVVEALKRGGFRRCTPVQAATIPLLLSHKDVAVDAATGSGKTLAFVVPVVEMLRRLPSPPKPHQVLGIIISPTRELSSQIYNVAQPFFATLKGVSSILLVGGLDIKAELKKVEEEGANILVGTPGKLFDIMERLDSLEYKNLEILILDEADRLLDMGFQKQVTSIISKLPKLRRTGLFSATQTEAVEELAKAGLRNPVRVQVKTEAKDAAQQDLGPSKTPLGLRLEYMICEPSKKSSQLVDFLVHNNGKKIMVYFATCACVDYWSVVLPMLNLLKGSPVIPYHGKMKQGPREKALASFSALSSGILVCTDVAARGLDIPHVDLIVQYDPPQDPNVFIHRAGRTARYDQEGDAIVFLLPTEDSYVEFLKLRGVPLMERECSSDIVDIVPQIRAAASEDRNIMEKGLRAFVSFVRSYKEHHCSYIFNWKGLEVGKLAMEYGLLQIPSMPEVKHNNLSLKGFMPVSNVNFSQIKFKDKTREKQRQKVLKRKAEELAQEPPEPERRVREKPLKPKRKQTGKQRQTIQTKEDMDELTHEYRLLKKLKKGVIDEDEYEKLTGFGDSDGGGSSDGEDKGMERRRKEQKKLKQRGGKTRGGSARKFDGKSSKLKNRRK, from the exons atggcctcctcctccacctcgccggcgacggcggccgcCAGGAAAAAGCGCGCGCTGACGGAGCAGCGGTTCTCGGAGCTGTCCCCGGCCATTTccccggaggtggtggaggcccTGAAGCGCGGCGGCTTCCGGCGGTGCACGCCCGTGCAGGCGGCGACCATCCCGCTGCTGCTGTCGCACAAGGACGTGGCCGTCGACGCCGCCACCGGCTCCGGCAAGACCCTCGCcttcgtcgtccccgtcgtcgagATGCTCCGCCGCCTCCCCTCGCCTCCCAAGCCCCACCAG GTTCTGGGCATCATCATCTCCCCGACGAGGGAACTGTCGTCGCAGATATACAACGTGGCGCAGCCCTTCTTCGCGACGCTCAAGGGCGTGTCGTCCATCCTCCTGGTCGGCGGGCTGGACATCAAGGCGGAGCTCaagaaggtggaggaggagggcgccaACATACTGGTCGGCACACCCGGGAAGCTCTTCGACATAATGGAGCGCCTGGACTCCCTGGAGTATAAGAATCTCGAG ATACTGATCCTGGATGAGGCGGATAGGCTCTTGGACATGGGCTTCCAGAAGCAGGTCACCTCGATTATTTCAAAGTTACCGAAGCTGAGGAGAACCGGGCTGTTCTCCGCTACACAGACTGAGGCTGTCGAGGAGCTGGCAAAAGCAGGGTTGAGGAATCCCGTGAGGGTCCAGGTTAAGACGGAGGCCAAGGATGCTGCTCAGCAAGATCTTGGTCCATCCAAGACGCCGCTGGGGCTCCGGTTGGAG TATATGATATGTGAACCATCAAAGAAATCATCACAACTTGTTGATTTCCTTGTGCACAACAACGGAAAGAAAATCATGGT ATATTTTGCAACATGTGCCTGTGTAGATTACTGGTCTGTTGTTCTTCCAATGCTCAACTTACTTAAAGGTTCTCCAGTAATACCTTACCATGGAAAGATGAAACAG GGCCCTCGTGAGAAAGCTCTGGCGTCATTTTCTGCTCTTTCAAGTGGTATTTTAGTCTGCACTGATGTTGCAGCAAGGGGTCTTGACATACCACATGTTGATCTAATTGTGCAG TACGATCCACCTCAAGATCCCAATGTTTTCATACATAGAGCAGGTCGCACTGCCCGCTATGATCAAGAAGGAGATGCTATTGTATTTCTCTTGCCGACG GAGGATTCTTATGTTGAATTCTTAAAGCTTCGAGGTGTACCTCTCATGGAAAGGGAGTGTTCCAGTGATATTGTAGATATTGTGCCACAG ATCAGAGCAGCTGCATCAGAAGATCGTAATATCATGGAAAAGGGGCTTCGAGCTTTTGTATCATTTGTTCGTTCATACAAGGAGCATCACTGCTCGTACATTTTCAATTGGAAAGGACTTGAAGTAGGAAAGCTGGCCATGGAGTATGGCTTACTTCAGATCCCATCCATGCCAGAAGTGAAGCACAATAATCTTTCACTGAAGGGATTTATGCCTGTCAGCAACGTCAACTTTTCACAAATCAAGTTCAA GGACAAAACTCGAGAGAAGCAACGCCAGAAGGTACTGAAAAGAAAAGCGGAAGAGCTAGCTCAAGAGCCACCTGAGCCAGAAAGGAGAGTTCGGGAGAAGCCTCTTAAACCAAAGCGCAAGCAGACGGGCAAGCAGCGACAGACGATCCAGACCAAGGAGGACATGGATGAGCTGACGCACGAGTACCGGCTcctgaagaagctgaagaaggGGGTGATCGACGAGGATGAGTATGAGAAGCTTACCGGGTTCGGAGACTCAGACGGTGGAGGTTCTTCGGACGGGGAGGACAAAGGGATGGAGAGGCGGAGAAAGGAGCAGAAGAAACTCAAGCAGAGAGGAGGGAAGACGAGAGGAGGGTCTGCTAGGAAATTTGATGGAAAGAGTAGTAAGCTGAAGAACAGGAGAAAATGA